The following are from one region of the Aquipuribacter nitratireducens genome:
- a CDS encoding bifunctional aldolase/short-chain dehydrogenase gives MRTHPAVADLVARSNRLGADPKNTNYAGGNASAKGTTTDPVTGSDVELLWVKGSGGDLGTLTEKGLAVLRLDRMRALVDVYPGVEREDEMVAAFDFCLHGKGGAAPSIDTAMHGLVDAAHVDHLHPDAGIAIATAADGEALTKQVFGDAVAWVPWRRPGFQLGLDIARIKAENPGAIGVVLGGHGITAWGDTSEECVANSLRIITTAQEYIDANGAAEPFGPVLPGYEPLPEAERRRSAAALAPLLRGLASTDRPQVGHFTDSDVVLDFVSREKHPALAELGTSCPDHFLRTKVKPMVLDLPPTAPLEDVKARLRELHEAYRADYAAYYDRHASADSPAMRGADPAIVLVPGVGMFSYGANKQTARVAGEFYVNAINVMRGAEALSTYAPIDEAEKFRIEYWSLEEAKLQRMPKPKPLATRVALVTGAASGIGLATARRLAAEGACVVVADLDLEKATEAAKEIGSADVAVGVAADVSDAEQVAAAMREAVLAFGGVDLVVNNAGLSISKPLLETTEKDWDLQHDVMAKGSFLVSREAARIMIEQGMGGDIVYISSKNSLFAGPNNVAYGATKADQAHQVRLLAAELGEHQIRVNGVNPDGVVRGSGIFAGGWGAKRAAVYGVPEDELGAYYAQRTLLKREVLPEHCADAVFALAGGELSRTTGLHVPVDSGVAAAFLR, from the coding sequence ATGAGAACGCACCCGGCCGTCGCCGACCTCGTCGCCCGCTCCAACCGACTCGGCGCGGACCCCAAGAACACGAACTACGCCGGCGGCAACGCCTCCGCGAAGGGCACGACGACGGACCCGGTCACGGGCTCCGACGTCGAGCTGCTGTGGGTCAAGGGCTCCGGTGGTGACCTCGGCACGCTGACGGAGAAGGGTCTCGCAGTCCTGCGCCTGGACCGGATGCGGGCGCTGGTGGACGTGTACCCGGGCGTGGAGCGGGAGGACGAGATGGTCGCGGCGTTCGATTTCTGCCTGCACGGCAAGGGCGGCGCGGCCCCGAGCATCGACACCGCCATGCACGGGCTCGTCGACGCCGCGCACGTCGACCACCTGCACCCCGACGCCGGCATCGCGATCGCGACGGCGGCGGACGGGGAGGCGCTGACGAAGCAGGTCTTCGGTGACGCGGTCGCGTGGGTCCCTTGGCGCCGCCCCGGGTTCCAGCTCGGGCTCGACATCGCCCGCATCAAGGCGGAGAACCCCGGCGCGATCGGGGTGGTCCTCGGCGGGCACGGCATCACCGCGTGGGGGGACACGAGCGAGGAGTGCGTGGCGAACAGCCTGCGCATCATCACCACCGCGCAGGAGTACATCGACGCCAACGGGGCGGCCGAGCCGTTCGGGCCGGTGCTGCCCGGCTACGAGCCGCTGCCGGAGGCCGAGCGCCGCCGGAGCGCGGCCGCGCTCGCGCCGCTGCTGCGGGGGCTCGCATCTACCGACCGCCCGCAGGTCGGGCACTTCACCGACTCCGACGTCGTCCTCGACTTCGTGAGCCGCGAGAAGCACCCGGCGCTCGCGGAGCTCGGCACGAGCTGCCCGGACCACTTCCTGCGGACCAAGGTCAAGCCGATGGTCCTCGACCTGCCGCCGACCGCGCCGCTGGAGGACGTCAAGGCGCGGCTGCGGGAGCTGCACGAGGCCTACCGCGCCGACTACGCCGCCTACTACGACCGGCACGCGAGCGCCGACAGCCCCGCGATGCGCGGCGCGGACCCCGCCATCGTGCTCGTGCCGGGCGTCGGGATGTTCAGCTACGGCGCGAACAAGCAGACCGCCCGAGTCGCTGGCGAGTTCTACGTCAACGCGATCAACGTCATGCGCGGCGCGGAGGCGCTCAGCACGTACGCCCCCATCGACGAGGCCGAGAAGTTCCGCATCGAGTACTGGTCGCTGGAGGAGGCCAAGCTCCAGCGCATGCCGAAGCCCAAGCCGCTGGCGACCCGGGTCGCGCTCGTGACCGGCGCCGCGTCGGGGATCGGGCTGGCCACCGCCAGGCGGCTCGCGGCGGAGGGCGCGTGCGTCGTCGTCGCCGACCTCGACCTCGAGAAGGCGACGGAGGCGGCGAAGGAGATCGGCTCCGCAGACGTGGCCGTGGGCGTCGCCGCGGACGTCAGCGACGCCGAGCAGGTCGCGGCCGCGATGCGAGAGGCCGTCCTCGCCTTCGGCGGGGTCGACCTCGTCGTCAACAACGCGGGCCTGTCGATCTCCAAGCCGCTGCTGGAGACGACGGAGAAGGACTGGGACCTCCAGCACGACGTCATGGCGAAGGGCAGCTTCCTCGTTTCCCGGGAGGCCGCGCGCATCATGATCGAGCAGGGCATGGGCGGTGACATCGTCTACATCAGCTCGAAGAACTCCCTGTTCGCCGGCCCGAACAACGTCGCGTACGGCGCGACGAAGGCCGACCAGGCCCACCAGGTGCGCCTGCTGGCGGCGGAGCTCGGCGAGCACCAGATCCGTGTCAACGGCGTCAACCCCGACGGCGTCGTCCGCGGTTCGGGCATCTTCGCCGGCGGCTGGGGCGCCAAGCGGGCGGCGGTGTACGGGGTGCCGGAGGACGAGCTCGGCGCGTACTACGCCCAGCGGACCCTGCTCAAGCGCGAGGTCCTGCCGGAGCACTGCGCCGACGCGGTCTTCGCCCTCGCCGGCGGGGAGCTGTCGCGGACCACGGGCCTGCACGTGCCGGTGGACTCCGGGGTCGCCGCCGCGTTCCTCCGCTGA
- a CDS encoding rhamnulokinase, with product MTTRRVAAVDIGAGSGRVMLATVSEDHLDLIEVHRFANRPVRVGGTLHWDVLALYAGVLDGLKETAGHLDGEPLDGIGIDTWAVDYGLLGPDGSLVGLPVHYRDARTDGISQKVAATVGAAELYNRTGIQDLPFNTVNQLVAERSGSRLQAAERMLLVPDLLTYWLTGAIGAEVTNASTTQLLDATTRAWDSDLAGRLGIDPGLLPPLRHPGEVLGVLYGDVLAETGLTDPHGGPVPVVAVGSHDTASAVVGVPADRDSFAYVSCGTWSLVGVELEQPVLTEDSRAANLTNEAGVDGTVRYLRNVMGLWLLRESLRTWADRGEEHDLTQLLAAAAAEPAGRWPVDVDHPSLLPPGDMPARIAALCRETGTPEPETPAQVVRCIVDGLAEGHRRAVDDIRRLTGRDVEVIHVVGGGARNTLLCQATADACGVPVLGGPVEATALGNVLVQARALGVDLPDLAAMRALVRRTQELRRFEPATAPTTPGPTAAPRPTRSSRRPTAAT from the coding sequence ATGACCACGAGGAGGGTCGCGGCCGTCGACATCGGGGCGGGCAGCGGCCGCGTCATGCTCGCGACGGTCTCGGAGGACCACCTCGATCTCATCGAGGTCCACCGTTTCGCCAACCGGCCGGTGCGGGTCGGCGGGACCCTGCACTGGGACGTCCTCGCCCTGTACGCCGGGGTTCTGGACGGGCTCAAGGAGACGGCCGGCCACCTCGACGGGGAACCGCTGGACGGGATCGGGATCGACACGTGGGCCGTCGACTACGGCCTGCTCGGCCCCGACGGCTCGCTTGTCGGCCTGCCCGTGCACTACCGCGACGCCCGGACCGACGGCATCTCGCAGAAGGTCGCCGCCACGGTCGGGGCCGCGGAGCTGTACAACCGCACCGGCATCCAGGATCTGCCCTTCAACACCGTCAACCAGCTCGTCGCCGAGCGGTCCGGTTCCCGGCTGCAGGCGGCGGAGCGGATGCTCCTCGTCCCCGACCTGCTGACGTACTGGCTGACCGGCGCGATCGGCGCCGAGGTGACGAACGCGTCCACCACCCAGCTGCTCGACGCCACCACGCGTGCGTGGGACAGCGACCTCGCCGGCCGGCTCGGCATCGACCCCGGCCTGCTGCCGCCCCTGCGGCACCCCGGGGAGGTCCTCGGTGTGCTGTACGGCGACGTTCTCGCGGAGACCGGGCTCACCGATCCCCACGGCGGCCCCGTCCCGGTCGTCGCCGTCGGCTCCCACGACACCGCCTCCGCCGTCGTCGGCGTCCCCGCCGACCGCGACTCCTTCGCGTACGTCTCGTGCGGCACGTGGTCCCTCGTCGGCGTCGAGCTCGAGCAGCCGGTCCTCACCGAGGACAGCCGCGCCGCCAACCTCACCAACGAGGCCGGCGTCGACGGCACCGTCCGCTACCTGCGCAACGTCATGGGCCTGTGGCTGCTGAGGGAGAGCCTGCGGACGTGGGCCGACCGCGGTGAGGAGCACGACCTCACCCAGCTCCTGGCCGCGGCCGCCGCCGAGCCGGCTGGCCGGTGGCCTGTCGACGTCGACCACCCCTCCCTCCTGCCACCCGGCGACATGCCCGCCCGCATCGCCGCCCTGTGCCGCGAGACCGGCACCCCCGAGCCCGAGACGCCGGCCCAGGTCGTCCGCTGCATCGTCGACGGCCTCGCCGAGGGACACCGGCGCGCCGTCGACGACATCCGCCGGCTCACCGGGCGCGACGTCGAGGTGATCCACGTCGTCGGCGGGGGAGCACGCAACACCCTGCTGTGCCAGGCGACCGCCGACGCGTGCGGCGTGCCGGTCCTCGGCGGCCCCGTCGAGGCCACCGCCCTGGGCAACGTCCTCGTCCAGGCCCGCGCCCTGGGCGTCGACCTGCCTGACCTCGCCGCCATGCGCGCGCTGGTCCGACGCACGCAGGAGCTGCGGCGGTTCGAGCCGGCTACTGCACCGACCACCCCAGGTCCGACGGCAGCACCGCGCCCGACACGTTCGTCGCGTCGTCCGACAGCAGCCACGTGA
- a CDS encoding SDR family NAD(P)-dependent oxidoreductase has protein sequence MSEAVNDPGTAAAAAAAGVRIQSWDEQVVPGRFDGRTVVVTGAGSGIGRATTSRIAREGGRVVAADVSASRLDELAASGDAPGVVTVAGDVREEADIARIVAAADGRVDGLANVAGVMDNMEALHEVPDDVWERVLSINLDGVFRLTRAVLPLMLSAGSGAVVNVTSEAGLRGSAAGLAYTASKHAVIGLTRNASVTYAPLGIRVNAVAPGPVVTNISETMHMGAGMGPPRFGSFMGALPPAALATQLAASITWLLSDDATNVSGAVLPSDLGWSVQ, from the coding sequence ATGTCCGAAGCCGTGAACGACCCCGGGACTGCAGCCGCGGCGGCGGCGGCGGGAGTCCGTATCCAGTCATGGGACGAGCAGGTGGTGCCGGGCCGCTTCGACGGGCGCACCGTCGTCGTCACGGGCGCCGGGTCCGGGATCGGTCGGGCGACCACGTCGCGGATCGCCCGGGAGGGCGGACGGGTCGTCGCGGCCGACGTCTCGGCGTCACGGCTGGACGAGCTCGCCGCCTCCGGGGACGCGCCGGGTGTCGTCACCGTCGCGGGCGACGTCCGTGAGGAGGCGGACATCGCCCGCATCGTCGCCGCCGCGGACGGGCGCGTCGACGGCCTCGCCAACGTCGCCGGGGTCATGGACAACATGGAGGCCCTGCACGAGGTCCCCGACGACGTGTGGGAACGGGTGCTGTCGATCAATCTCGACGGGGTCTTCCGGCTCACCCGGGCGGTGCTCCCGCTCATGCTGTCCGCCGGTTCCGGAGCGGTCGTCAACGTGACGTCGGAGGCAGGCCTCCGCGGCTCCGCGGCCGGGCTCGCCTACACGGCGTCGAAGCACGCCGTCATCGGGCTCACCCGCAACGCCTCGGTGACCTACGCGCCGCTCGGCATCCGGGTCAACGCGGTCGCGCCCGGTCCCGTCGTCACGAACATCTCCGAGACGATGCACATGGGCGCCGGGATGGGACCGCCCCGGTTCGGGTCGTTCATGGGCGCGCTCCCGCCGGCGGCGCTCGCGACCCAGCTGGCCGCGAGCATCACGTGGCTGCTGTCGGACGACGCGACGAACGTGTCGGGCGCGGTGCTGCCGTCGGACCTGGGGTGGTCGGTGCAGTAG
- a CDS encoding MFS transporter → MSTSARPDLPIAPPEVARALRATYVAFVGSGVAFASWASRIPQVRDRLELSASELGLVLLAIAVGSLIALPLSGPVVARVGSAATVVAMSLLFSVGLWVVALGVLAGVWPVVAGLFLVGLGTGAWDVAMNVQGAMVEQRRGRSTMPRLHAGFSVGTVAGALTGAGVVALDVPVPVHLAVVATLVAVVVPLSTRGFLVDRGAVDETDPSHAALHDADPDHHPRRGAFAAWKEPRTLLVGVVALAFAFAEGTGNDWIAVAAIDGYGRSAVVGTLLFAGFLTAMTLGRWFGPDVIDRFGRVPVVRAVAVLAVVGSLLFVVAPTTWVAVVAVLLWGLGTSLGFPVSMSAASDDPEHAAGRVSVVASIGYCAFLAGPPLIGVLGDSVGVLRAITTVSVLLGVAALLATALRPEVDPTPGPRTKVR, encoded by the coding sequence GTGTCCACGTCCGCCCGGCCCGACCTCCCGATCGCCCCGCCCGAGGTCGCCCGCGCGCTGCGCGCCACCTACGTCGCCTTCGTCGGGTCGGGGGTCGCCTTCGCCAGCTGGGCCTCGCGCATCCCGCAGGTCCGGGACCGACTGGAGCTGAGCGCGTCGGAGCTCGGGCTCGTGCTCCTCGCGATCGCCGTCGGGTCGCTCATCGCGCTCCCCCTGTCCGGTCCCGTCGTGGCGCGCGTCGGCTCGGCGGCGACGGTCGTCGCGATGTCGCTGCTGTTCTCGGTCGGGCTGTGGGTCGTCGCGCTCGGGGTGCTCGCCGGGGTGTGGCCCGTGGTGGCCGGGCTCTTCCTCGTCGGCCTCGGGACGGGCGCGTGGGACGTCGCAATGAACGTGCAGGGCGCCATGGTCGAGCAGCGGCGCGGGCGGTCCACCATGCCGCGACTGCACGCGGGCTTCAGCGTCGGCACGGTCGCCGGGGCGCTGACGGGCGCGGGCGTCGTCGCCCTGGACGTCCCCGTGCCGGTGCACCTCGCGGTCGTCGCGACGCTCGTCGCCGTGGTCGTCCCGCTCAGCACGCGCGGCTTCCTGGTGGACCGGGGCGCGGTCGACGAGACGGACCCCTCGCACGCGGCCCTGCACGACGCCGACCCCGACCACCATCCGCGCCGCGGCGCCTTCGCCGCGTGGAAGGAGCCGCGCACCCTGCTCGTCGGCGTCGTCGCCCTGGCCTTCGCCTTCGCCGAGGGCACGGGCAACGACTGGATCGCCGTCGCCGCCATCGACGGCTACGGCCGCAGCGCGGTCGTCGGCACCCTCCTCTTCGCCGGCTTCCTCACCGCCATGACCCTCGGCCGGTGGTTCGGCCCCGACGTCATCGACCGCTTCGGCCGGGTCCCCGTCGTCCGCGCCGTCGCCGTCCTCGCGGTGGTGGGGTCGCTGCTGTTCGTCGTCGCCCCGACCACGTGGGTGGCGGTGGTCGCGGTGCTGCTGTGGGGTCTCGGCACGTCCCTCGGCTTCCCCGTGAGCATGAGCGCCGCCTCCGACGACCCCGAGCACGCCGCGGGTCGCGTGAGCGTGGTTGCGTCGATCGGCTACTGCGCGTTCCTCGCGGGCCCGCCGCTCATCGGTGTGCTGGGCGACTCGGTCGGCGTGCTGCGGGCCATCACGACCGTGTCCGTCCTCCTGGGGGTCGCCGCCCTGCTCGCGACGGCGCTGCGCCCGGAGGTCGACCCCACCCCTGGGCCCCGGACCAAGGTCCGGTGA
- a CDS encoding YidH family protein, producing MSRFPRWVYDLGTEPDPRFSLANERTFLAWSRTSLALIAAGVALKALALPLEPTLRVVAATLLLVLGAVLPLLSWWDWGRAERAMRLGTPLPSSHVRLPLAVGTSLVSVLVLLGLLLR from the coding sequence GTGAGCCGCTTCCCGCGCTGGGTGTACGACCTGGGTACGGAACCCGACCCGCGGTTCTCCCTGGCGAACGAGCGGACGTTCCTCGCGTGGAGCCGGACGTCGCTCGCGCTCATCGCCGCCGGCGTCGCACTCAAGGCGCTCGCGCTGCCGCTGGAGCCGACGCTGCGGGTCGTCGCCGCGACGCTGCTGCTCGTCCTCGGGGCGGTCCTGCCGCTGCTGTCGTGGTGGGACTGGGGGCGGGCGGAGCGGGCCATGCGGCTGGGGACCCCGCTGCCGAGCTCCCACGTGCGGCTCCCGCTCGCCGTGGGCACCTCGCTCGTCAGCGTCCTCGTGCTGCTCGGGCTGCTCCTGCGGTGA
- a CDS encoding DUF202 domain-containing protein gives MTGALFDPGLQPERTRLAWRRTTLTLLVGAVASTRLLAPLLGAWALAVGTAGVVACLALWSGANRRARAVDRALATGEHLPGAGPALLAVAIATASAAVLGVVVVAGGVTVLQP, from the coding sequence GTGACGGGCGCGCTCTTCGACCCCGGCCTGCAGCCGGAGCGGACCCGGCTCGCGTGGCGGCGCACCACCCTCACCCTGCTCGTGGGCGCCGTCGCCTCGACCCGGCTGCTCGCGCCGCTGCTCGGGGCGTGGGCGCTCGCCGTCGGCACGGCCGGCGTCGTCGCGTGCCTCGCGTTGTGGTCGGGCGCGAACCGTCGCGCGCGGGCCGTCGACCGGGCTCTCGCGACGGGCGAGCACCTGCCGGGCGCCGGACCTGCGCTGCTCGCGGTGGCGATCGCCACCGCGTCCGCGGCCGTGCTCGGCGTCGTCGTGGTCGCCGGGGGAGTCACCGTCCTGCAGCCGTGA
- a CDS encoding TetR/AcrR family transcriptional regulator, with protein sequence MTGYAKGRATKGEILDRALEAFAAAGFRGMSLRELASRCGITHAGLLYHFPTKDALLMAALTHRDEADAGLLRTSGTGVEQLAGLVDVVRHNESRRGVVELYAVLSAEATSPAHPAHAYFVARYERTVAHAVDAFAAAAREGALAPGVDPAVAGRQLIALMDGLQIQWLLTGAPMVGAVRAHVQAQLTRPLP encoded by the coding sequence ATGACGGGGTACGCGAAGGGCCGCGCGACGAAGGGCGAGATCCTCGACCGAGCGCTCGAGGCGTTCGCCGCCGCCGGCTTCCGCGGCATGTCCTTGCGGGAGCTCGCGAGCCGCTGCGGCATCACCCACGCCGGGCTCCTCTACCACTTCCCCACCAAGGACGCCCTGCTCATGGCCGCCCTCACGCACCGCGACGAGGCCGACGCCGGGCTGCTGCGCACGAGCGGGACCGGCGTCGAGCAGCTGGCCGGGCTCGTCGACGTCGTGCGGCACAACGAGTCCCGCCGGGGCGTCGTCGAGCTGTACGCGGTGCTGTCGGCCGAGGCGACGTCGCCCGCGCACCCCGCCCACGCGTACTTCGTCGCCCGCTACGAGCGGACGGTCGCTCACGCCGTCGACGCGTTCGCGGCGGCTGCGCGCGAGGGGGCGCTCGCACCGGGGGTCGACCCGGCGGTCGCCGGGCGCCAGCTGATCGCCCTCATGGACGGCCTGCAGATCCAGTGGCTCCTCACCGGCGCCCCGATGGTGGGCGCGGTGCGCGCGCACGTGCAGGCCCAGCTCACCCGACCCTTGCCATGA